A DNA window from Delphinus delphis chromosome 6, mDelDel1.2, whole genome shotgun sequence contains the following coding sequences:
- the CHRNA2 gene encoding neuronal acetylcholine receptor subunit alpha-2 isoform X2 — MGPSRPALPSTTKLGLWWLLLIPAASVQQASPTQAEDRLFQHLFRGYNRWARPVPNTSDVVIVHFGLSIAQLIDVDEKNQMMTTNVWLKQEWNDYKLRWNPADFGNITSLRVPSEMIWIPDIVLYNNADGEFVVTHMTKAHLFSSGTVHWVPPAIYKSSCSIDVTFFPFDQQNCKMKFGSWSYDKAKIDLVPMQQTVDLKDYWESGEWAIVNATGTYNTKKYDCCAEIYPDVTYYFVIRRLPLFYTINLITPCLLISCLTVLVFHLPSECGEKITLCISVLLSLTVFMLLITEIIPSTSLVIPLISEYLLFTMIFVTLSIVITVFVLNVHHRSASTHNMPHWVRVAFLGCVSRWLLISRPLPPLELRDPPDLKLCPSYRWLETNVDAEGTDEEKEGRWAHAGHSSPFTGVPYSHGGLRPGASGPKAEAQLPEGGPLLSPRIQKALEGVCYIADHLRAEDADSSVKEDWRYVAMVIDRIFLWLFILVCFLGTVGLFLPPFLAGMI, encoded by the exons ATGGGCCCCTCCCGCCCTGCACTCCCGTCCACGACAAAGCTCGGGCTGTGGTGGCTTCTTCTGATCCCGGCAG CATCTGTGCAGCAGGCCTCCCCCACCCAAGCCGAGGACCGCCTCTTCCAACATCTCTTTAGGGGCTACAACCGCTGGGCGAGGCCGGTGCCCAACACCTCGGACGTGGTGATCGTGCACTTCGGGCTGTCCATCGCCCAGCTCATCGATGTG GATGAGAAGAACCAAATGATGACCACCAACGTCTGGCTAAAGCAG GAGTGGAACGACTACAAGCTGCGCTGGAACCCGGCCGATTTCGGCAACATCACATCCCTCCGGGTCCCTTCGGAAATGATCTGGATCCCCGACATCGTCCTCTACAACAA TGCAGATGGGGAGTTCGTGGTGACCCACATGACCAAGGCCCACCTCTTCTCCTCGGGCACCGTGCACTGGGTACCGCCCGCCATCTACAAGAGCTCCTGCAGCATTGACGTCACCTTCTTCCCCTTCGACCAGCAGAACTGCAAGATGAAGTTCGGCTCCTGGTCGTACGACAAGGCCAAGATCGACCTGGTGCCGATGCAGCAGACGGTAGACCTCAAGGACTACTGGGAGAGCGGCGAGTGGGCCATCGTCAACGCCACGGGCACCTACAACACCAAGAAGTATGACTGCTGCGCAGAGATCTACCCCGACGTCACCTACTACTTCGTCATCCGGCGCCTGCCGCTCTTCTACACCATCAACCTCATCACCCCCTGCCTGCTCATCTCCTGCCTCACGGTGCTCGTCTTCCACCTGCCCTCCGAGTGCGGCGAGAAGATCACGCTCTGCATCTCCGTGCTGCTCTCGCTCACCGTCTTCATGCTGCTCATCACCGAGATCATCCCGTCCACCTCGCTGGTCATCCCGCTCATCAGCGAGTACCTGCTCTTCACCATGATCTTCGTCACCCTGTCCATCGTCATCACCGTCTTTGTCCTCAACGTGCACCACCGCTCCGCCAGCACCCACAACATGCCCCACTGGGTGCGGGTGGCCTTTCTGGGCTGCGTGTCCCGGTGGCTTCTGATAAGCCGGCCCCTGCCACCCTTGGAGCTCCGCGACCCCCCAGATCTGaagctctgcccctcctaccGCTGGCTGGAGACCAACGTGGATGCGGAGGGGACGGACGAGGAGAAGGAAGGCAGATGGGCGCACGCGGGTCACTCGTCCCCCTTCACAGGCGTCCCTTACAGCCATGGGGGTCTGCGCCCAGGGGCCTCGGGTCCCAAGGCGGAGGCCCAGTTGCCGGAGGGTGGGCCCCTGCTGTCACCTCGCATACAGAAAGCACTGGAGGGCGTGTGCTATATTGCCGATCACCTGCGGGCCGAGGATGCAGACTCCtcg GTGAAGGAAGACTGGAGGTATGTGGCCATGGTCATCGATAGGATATTCCTCTGGTTGTTTATCCTCGTTTGCTTCCTGGGGACCGTCGGACTCTTTCTCCCGCCGTTCCTAGCTGGAATGATCTGA
- the CHRNA2 gene encoding neuronal acetylcholine receptor subunit alpha-2 isoform X1, which translates to MGGANEVKGERHEGSLVSKMHHPKNPFLGSLRLGSQREPRGIPRELRSASSPGPAGEAARGSTHSRGPACPPSDVQRQPDRSSEAMGPSRPALPSTTKLGLWWLLLIPAASVQQASPTQAEDRLFQHLFRGYNRWARPVPNTSDVVIVHFGLSIAQLIDVDEKNQMMTTNVWLKQEWNDYKLRWNPADFGNITSLRVPSEMIWIPDIVLYNNADGEFVVTHMTKAHLFSSGTVHWVPPAIYKSSCSIDVTFFPFDQQNCKMKFGSWSYDKAKIDLVPMQQTVDLKDYWESGEWAIVNATGTYNTKKYDCCAEIYPDVTYYFVIRRLPLFYTINLITPCLLISCLTVLVFHLPSECGEKITLCISVLLSLTVFMLLITEIIPSTSLVIPLISEYLLFTMIFVTLSIVITVFVLNVHHRSASTHNMPHWVRVAFLGCVSRWLLISRPLPPLELRDPPDLKLCPSYRWLETNVDAEGTDEEKEGRWAHAGHSSPFTGVPYSHGGLRPGASGPKAEAQLPEGGPLLSPRIQKALEGVCYIADHLRAEDADSSVKEDWRYVAMVIDRIFLWLFILVCFLGTVGLFLPPFLAGMI; encoded by the exons ATGGGAGGCGCAAATGAGGTCAAAGGTGAGAGGCACGAAGGTTCACTTGTGTCAAAGATGCATCATCCTAAGAACCCTTTCCTGGGCTCACTCAGGCTTGGCAGTCAGAGGGAGCCACGTGGAATCCCCAGGGAGCTCCGCAGTGCCAGctccccaggccctgctgggGAAGCGGCCCGAGGTTCAACCCACAGCCGAGGCCCGGCCTGCCCTCCTTCTGATGTCCAGCGGCAGCCGGACCGCTCCTCTGAAGCCATGGGCCCCTCCCGCCCTGCACTCCCGTCCACGACAAAGCTCGGGCTGTGGTGGCTTCTTCTGATCCCGGCAG CATCTGTGCAGCAGGCCTCCCCCACCCAAGCCGAGGACCGCCTCTTCCAACATCTCTTTAGGGGCTACAACCGCTGGGCGAGGCCGGTGCCCAACACCTCGGACGTGGTGATCGTGCACTTCGGGCTGTCCATCGCCCAGCTCATCGATGTG GATGAGAAGAACCAAATGATGACCACCAACGTCTGGCTAAAGCAG GAGTGGAACGACTACAAGCTGCGCTGGAACCCGGCCGATTTCGGCAACATCACATCCCTCCGGGTCCCTTCGGAAATGATCTGGATCCCCGACATCGTCCTCTACAACAA TGCAGATGGGGAGTTCGTGGTGACCCACATGACCAAGGCCCACCTCTTCTCCTCGGGCACCGTGCACTGGGTACCGCCCGCCATCTACAAGAGCTCCTGCAGCATTGACGTCACCTTCTTCCCCTTCGACCAGCAGAACTGCAAGATGAAGTTCGGCTCCTGGTCGTACGACAAGGCCAAGATCGACCTGGTGCCGATGCAGCAGACGGTAGACCTCAAGGACTACTGGGAGAGCGGCGAGTGGGCCATCGTCAACGCCACGGGCACCTACAACACCAAGAAGTATGACTGCTGCGCAGAGATCTACCCCGACGTCACCTACTACTTCGTCATCCGGCGCCTGCCGCTCTTCTACACCATCAACCTCATCACCCCCTGCCTGCTCATCTCCTGCCTCACGGTGCTCGTCTTCCACCTGCCCTCCGAGTGCGGCGAGAAGATCACGCTCTGCATCTCCGTGCTGCTCTCGCTCACCGTCTTCATGCTGCTCATCACCGAGATCATCCCGTCCACCTCGCTGGTCATCCCGCTCATCAGCGAGTACCTGCTCTTCACCATGATCTTCGTCACCCTGTCCATCGTCATCACCGTCTTTGTCCTCAACGTGCACCACCGCTCCGCCAGCACCCACAACATGCCCCACTGGGTGCGGGTGGCCTTTCTGGGCTGCGTGTCCCGGTGGCTTCTGATAAGCCGGCCCCTGCCACCCTTGGAGCTCCGCGACCCCCCAGATCTGaagctctgcccctcctaccGCTGGCTGGAGACCAACGTGGATGCGGAGGGGACGGACGAGGAGAAGGAAGGCAGATGGGCGCACGCGGGTCACTCGTCCCCCTTCACAGGCGTCCCTTACAGCCATGGGGGTCTGCGCCCAGGGGCCTCGGGTCCCAAGGCGGAGGCCCAGTTGCCGGAGGGTGGGCCCCTGCTGTCACCTCGCATACAGAAAGCACTGGAGGGCGTGTGCTATATTGCCGATCACCTGCGGGCCGAGGATGCAGACTCCtcg GTGAAGGAAGACTGGAGGTATGTGGCCATGGTCATCGATAGGATATTCCTCTGGTTGTTTATCCTCGTTTGCTTCCTGGGGACCGTCGGACTCTTTCTCCCGCCGTTCCTAGCTGGAATGATCTGA
- the CHRNA2 gene encoding neuronal acetylcholine receptor subunit alpha-2 isoform X3, whose protein sequence is MTKAHLFSSGTVHWVPPAIYKSSCSIDVTFFPFDQQNCKMKFGSWSYDKAKIDLVPMQQTVDLKDYWESGEWAIVNATGTYNTKKYDCCAEIYPDVTYYFVIRRLPLFYTINLITPCLLISCLTVLVFHLPSECGEKITLCISVLLSLTVFMLLITEIIPSTSLVIPLISEYLLFTMIFVTLSIVITVFVLNVHHRSASTHNMPHWVRVAFLGCVSRWLLISRPLPPLELRDPPDLKLCPSYRWLETNVDAEGTDEEKEGRWAHAGHSSPFTGVPYSHGGLRPGASGPKAEAQLPEGGPLLSPRIQKALEGVCYIADHLRAEDADSSVKEDWRYVAMVIDRIFLWLFILVCFLGTVGLFLPPFLAGMI, encoded by the exons ATGACCAAGGCCCACCTCTTCTCCTCGGGCACCGTGCACTGGGTACCGCCCGCCATCTACAAGAGCTCCTGCAGCATTGACGTCACCTTCTTCCCCTTCGACCAGCAGAACTGCAAGATGAAGTTCGGCTCCTGGTCGTACGACAAGGCCAAGATCGACCTGGTGCCGATGCAGCAGACGGTAGACCTCAAGGACTACTGGGAGAGCGGCGAGTGGGCCATCGTCAACGCCACGGGCACCTACAACACCAAGAAGTATGACTGCTGCGCAGAGATCTACCCCGACGTCACCTACTACTTCGTCATCCGGCGCCTGCCGCTCTTCTACACCATCAACCTCATCACCCCCTGCCTGCTCATCTCCTGCCTCACGGTGCTCGTCTTCCACCTGCCCTCCGAGTGCGGCGAGAAGATCACGCTCTGCATCTCCGTGCTGCTCTCGCTCACCGTCTTCATGCTGCTCATCACCGAGATCATCCCGTCCACCTCGCTGGTCATCCCGCTCATCAGCGAGTACCTGCTCTTCACCATGATCTTCGTCACCCTGTCCATCGTCATCACCGTCTTTGTCCTCAACGTGCACCACCGCTCCGCCAGCACCCACAACATGCCCCACTGGGTGCGGGTGGCCTTTCTGGGCTGCGTGTCCCGGTGGCTTCTGATAAGCCGGCCCCTGCCACCCTTGGAGCTCCGCGACCCCCCAGATCTGaagctctgcccctcctaccGCTGGCTGGAGACCAACGTGGATGCGGAGGGGACGGACGAGGAGAAGGAAGGCAGATGGGCGCACGCGGGTCACTCGTCCCCCTTCACAGGCGTCCCTTACAGCCATGGGGGTCTGCGCCCAGGGGCCTCGGGTCCCAAGGCGGAGGCCCAGTTGCCGGAGGGTGGGCCCCTGCTGTCACCTCGCATACAGAAAGCACTGGAGGGCGTGTGCTATATTGCCGATCACCTGCGGGCCGAGGATGCAGACTCCtcg GTGAAGGAAGACTGGAGGTATGTGGCCATGGTCATCGATAGGATATTCCTCTGGTTGTTTATCCTCGTTTGCTTCCTGGGGACCGTCGGACTCTTTCTCCCGCCGTTCCTAGCTGGAATGATCTGA
- the CHRNA2 gene encoding neuronal acetylcholine receptor subunit alpha-2 isoform X4, with the protein MKFGSWSYDKAKIDLVPMQQTVDLKDYWESGEWAIVNATGTYNTKKYDCCAEIYPDVTYYFVIRRLPLFYTINLITPCLLISCLTVLVFHLPSECGEKITLCISVLLSLTVFMLLITEIIPSTSLVIPLISEYLLFTMIFVTLSIVITVFVLNVHHRSASTHNMPHWVRVAFLGCVSRWLLISRPLPPLELRDPPDLKLCPSYRWLETNVDAEGTDEEKEGRWAHAGHSSPFTGVPYSHGGLRPGASGPKAEAQLPEGGPLLSPRIQKALEGVCYIADHLRAEDADSSVKEDWRYVAMVIDRIFLWLFILVCFLGTVGLFLPPFLAGMI; encoded by the exons ATGAAGTTCGGCTCCTGGTCGTACGACAAGGCCAAGATCGACCTGGTGCCGATGCAGCAGACGGTAGACCTCAAGGACTACTGGGAGAGCGGCGAGTGGGCCATCGTCAACGCCACGGGCACCTACAACACCAAGAAGTATGACTGCTGCGCAGAGATCTACCCCGACGTCACCTACTACTTCGTCATCCGGCGCCTGCCGCTCTTCTACACCATCAACCTCATCACCCCCTGCCTGCTCATCTCCTGCCTCACGGTGCTCGTCTTCCACCTGCCCTCCGAGTGCGGCGAGAAGATCACGCTCTGCATCTCCGTGCTGCTCTCGCTCACCGTCTTCATGCTGCTCATCACCGAGATCATCCCGTCCACCTCGCTGGTCATCCCGCTCATCAGCGAGTACCTGCTCTTCACCATGATCTTCGTCACCCTGTCCATCGTCATCACCGTCTTTGTCCTCAACGTGCACCACCGCTCCGCCAGCACCCACAACATGCCCCACTGGGTGCGGGTGGCCTTTCTGGGCTGCGTGTCCCGGTGGCTTCTGATAAGCCGGCCCCTGCCACCCTTGGAGCTCCGCGACCCCCCAGATCTGaagctctgcccctcctaccGCTGGCTGGAGACCAACGTGGATGCGGAGGGGACGGACGAGGAGAAGGAAGGCAGATGGGCGCACGCGGGTCACTCGTCCCCCTTCACAGGCGTCCCTTACAGCCATGGGGGTCTGCGCCCAGGGGCCTCGGGTCCCAAGGCGGAGGCCCAGTTGCCGGAGGGTGGGCCCCTGCTGTCACCTCGCATACAGAAAGCACTGGAGGGCGTGTGCTATATTGCCGATCACCTGCGGGCCGAGGATGCAGACTCCtcg GTGAAGGAAGACTGGAGGTATGTGGCCATGGTCATCGATAGGATATTCCTCTGGTTGTTTATCCTCGTTTGCTTCCTGGGGACCGTCGGACTCTTTCTCCCGCCGTTCCTAGCTGGAATGATCTGA